A window of Leptotrichia wadei contains these coding sequences:
- a CDS encoding glutamine synthetase III family protein, which translates to MENAMKSFGENVFRDSNLKKRVSKEVFKEFKASQLGKTELSKETAEVIANAIKDWATKRGATHYCHWFQPLTDLTAEKHDSFLEPTESEELIYKFSGSNLIKGEPDASSFPNGGLRSTFEARGYTIWDTSSYPFIRENKNGVTLYIPTAFISFTGEALDKKVPLLRTMKYISEQSLRVLRALGNTTSKHVFNTLGVEQEYFLVKKEMFEARDDLLLTGRTLFGAPAPKGQELSDHYFGKIKDKVINFMSDVDVELWKLGIPSKTRHNEVAPNQFEVAPLFSVANLASDQNQIIMETIEKTALKHDLVALLHEKPFDGVNGSGKHNNWSLGTDDGENLFSPGKEPKTNKKFLIFVSAVIEAVDRYYPMLRYSTATATNDHRLGGHEAPPAIISIFLGEELTTILDNIANKKDAPVSEASEVNLSVDVLPTFSMDAGDRNRTSPFAFTGNKFEFRMPGSSSTPATTAAVINAAVGKVLSEYADKLEKATEKTLPKVINEIIANAYKKHHRIIFNGNGYSEEWVKEAKRRGLTNEVSANTALRKMLDPEILELVNEIGMLSEQESAARYNAYAERYVKQLSIESRTLIDIVNKNILPSALKFANLLADHIEKNSKYGKAFIKEQEELLKDVLSNVTALRKETKSLEKEIARVSNEEDLSKQTDLAKEKLISGLEALRVPCDNLEKVIEKDLWKFPTYTDLLFKL; encoded by the coding sequence ATGGAAAATGCTATGAAAAGTTTTGGAGAGAATGTCTTTAGGGACAGCAATCTTAAAAAAAGAGTTTCTAAAGAAGTTTTCAAAGAATTTAAAGCATCACAACTTGGTAAAACAGAATTATCGAAGGAAACTGCAGAAGTAATTGCAAATGCTATAAAAGACTGGGCAACTAAAAGAGGAGCAACTCACTACTGTCACTGGTTTCAGCCACTAACAGACTTGACAGCTGAAAAACACGACTCATTTTTGGAACCAACAGAAAGTGAAGAATTAATTTACAAATTTTCAGGAAGCAATTTGATAAAAGGTGAGCCTGATGCTTCATCATTTCCAAATGGAGGACTTCGTAGCACATTTGAAGCAAGAGGGTACACAATTTGGGATACAAGTTCATATCCATTCATAAGAGAAAATAAAAATGGAGTTACATTATACATTCCAACTGCATTTATTTCATTTACAGGTGAAGCTCTGGATAAGAAAGTTCCTTTGCTAAGAACAATGAAATATATAAGCGAACAATCACTAAGAGTATTAAGAGCATTGGGAAATACAACTTCAAAACATGTATTTAACACACTTGGAGTTGAACAGGAATATTTCTTAGTTAAAAAAGAAATGTTTGAAGCAAGAGACGATTTACTTCTTACTGGAAGAACATTATTTGGAGCACCAGCACCTAAAGGTCAGGAATTAAGCGACCACTACTTTGGAAAAATTAAAGATAAAGTTATAAACTTTATGAGTGATGTCGATGTAGAACTTTGGAAATTAGGAATTCCATCAAAAACTAGACATAATGAGGTTGCACCAAACCAATTTGAAGTTGCACCATTATTTTCAGTTGCAAACTTGGCTTCAGACCAAAACCAGATTATAATGGAAACAATTGAAAAAACTGCATTAAAACACGATTTGGTGGCATTACTTCACGAAAAACCCTTTGACGGCGTAAACGGTTCAGGAAAGCATAACAACTGGTCGCTTGGTACTGATGATGGGGAAAACCTGTTTAGTCCTGGAAAAGAGCCTAAAACAAATAAAAAATTTTTAATTTTTGTATCTGCTGTAATTGAAGCTGTGGATAGATATTATCCAATGTTAAGATACTCAACTGCAACTGCTACAAATGACCACAGATTAGGAGGACACGAAGCACCTCCAGCAATTATTTCAATCTTCCTAGGTGAAGAATTGACAACAATTTTAGACAACATCGCCAACAAAAAAGATGCACCTGTGTCAGAAGCTTCAGAAGTAAACTTATCAGTTGATGTGCTGCCAACATTCAGCATGGACGCAGGAGACAGAAACAGAACTTCACCTTTTGCCTTCACAGGAAATAAATTTGAATTTAGAATGCCAGGTTCAAGCTCAACTCCAGCAACAACAGCGGCAGTAATAAATGCAGCAGTTGGAAAAGTATTGTCAGAGTATGCTGATAAACTTGAAAAAGCGACAGAAAAAACTTTGCCAAAGGTAATAAACGAAATCATCGCAAATGCCTACAAAAAACACCACAGAATTATTTTCAATGGTAATGGATACAGTGAAGAATGGGTTAAAGAAGCAAAAAGAAGAGGGCTTACAAACGAAGTTTCGGCAAATACAGCACTTAGAAAAATGCTTGATCCTGAAATTTTAGAATTAGTAAATGAAATAGGAATGTTATCAGAACAAGAATCAGCGGCAAGATACAATGCCTATGCTGAAAGATATGTAAAACAGCTTAGCATTGAATCAAGAACATTAATTGATATCGTAAACAAAAACATTTTACCATCAGCATTAAAATTTGCAAATTTATTGGCAGACCATATTGAAAAAAATTCAAAATATGGAAAAGCCTTTATAAAAGAGCAGGAAGAATTGTTAAAAGATGTTTTATCAAATGTAACAGCATTAAGAAAAGAAACAAAATCACTTGAAAAAGAAATTGCAAGAGTTTCAAACGAGGAAGATCTTTCTAAACAAACTGATTTAGCAAAAGAAAAATTAATATCAGGACTTGAAGCATTGAGAGTTCCTTGTGATAATTTGGAAAAAGTTATTGAGAAAGACTTATGGAAATTCCCAACATATACTGATTTATTATTTAAATTATAA
- a CDS encoding autotransporter-associated N-terminal domain-containing protein, producing MTNNLRKISKDLRAFAKRTKDFKYTDSALIIFLMTGMVSITTNLFPATTTTSKSIEAQKQEISSSIKGLHQKVKETRRENEKLLKDTNLELVKLMEQGDHVVKAPWSSWQFGMNYFYNDWHGTYKGRGDKKEKYPYEGVFQRSSDVYERTVSPDSDKYGLLSRNRKPNSASGSAAGYGVASFKPVKEPIVPFEVNAGIRPRSINKSAIRIADKTAVTPTLPEAISFTPPKPVISIPKDPFTPNPPTFAVILGADCNSNCNSYDWRNGGGITPRQRTKNGFLPNALSNQNTTAWLHYTWRDGSHTPAEQSYAFKMYAEETTSDINSPQGTLVAGNTTPGGNTYYFNSYNFGNEFDDPISDPQDITPTLNKNKQYFFIGGSRFWEIDNLSSGNRVFPNGKTLNLGGILTLGLVSQQNGVTLKNEGTITDIKEREEKYIQDMPYDTTGAGAGKYKTIYGPASSVYHVKRSDDGYVGYKVGIAQVYENAEGYDQKNQILENAGKIDFRGERSIGMYTYIPNDQSYVIMKNDSNGTISMSGKESYGMKFAAKKSSNDRPSMINAGTIELRKNPDGNDKADNSAAMALMEDTSVLNHVSMARGKAINESTGIIKLENVQNSLGMFVNIDSDMTNKNKIQIDSDIDEVDTDQPMNVAMRADYGTGHGGSTAVGSNAEVINDTTGEISLKGKFAIGQLARLSTATNRTGGKIITASDVKNSIGMSTLGGVLNNDGTITVTGSGVTKNIGVFLNKYELSGTIYNPKGTLGSNSNITVSGDRSTGILINGSSTGTPASLKYGGNVSVTGNGVSGIIVGDNDTGKAEVTVENDGTVTVNNGTSTSAGVYEYMEGANKKKQGSYGIIVSKDSKLVSDGTHKINADINVKGQESVGLYTGENAKLDVNNHTVKAYEGAVNYDAEKGSTLTLTGTGTATTGQKSLLFYTGSDNANQGKVLINGTMTATIEGGTTPNERGNAFLYVGNGGDFGKSQIENWAKSNFGNGTSTTLGNLTLNMNSGSRLFIAQNVKMNLSDTTGNTVSTATGAHINGTDYKTFMLYLSKLTINQDVNLDDANDAYNQLEISNSSITNANTKTITGTKADQVAMAQENDKVLYHRNDVVLSNEGTISLSGTGSTGMYAKFGELYNKATGVMTIGDKSTAIYGIDDSLIENAGKITIGSNSTGLYSEGTKTQTIKNTGTIETTGNDSVAISYKPDAGLGSGIVLENAGKITMTGDRNTAIYATGTPGYTAKNSGTITLGDSASITSPNVGLYTDHNSVTLQNTGKIESGKNTIGVYGHNVENSGDLKIGNAAVGIYSQSGNVNLTGGTITTGTDEAVGVYTVGSGQTVTNSGTAFNIGNNSFGFVNVGKGNTITSSISNVGLGNNNVYLYSNDTAGTVTNSTKITSTGEQNYGIYSAGTVTNNGNIDLSSGKGSVAIYSIKGGTATNNATITVGASDVANSLYSIGMGAGYSTTDTGNIVNKGTINVNGKHSIGMYASGAGSTATNDGNIVLNASNTTGIYADNGATAINNKSITTGSGTYTNTVGVYLGKDSKLINSKGATININAKNGVGVYLKGGTVANYGTITVNGVSKTNNNDVDGNMIYKFTVPETGKGVGGVAINAPAGAQTATITANGVPQTPVVVNTTGRNPISVSASSIGLYVNTSGVDYTKSIDGLQNLTSEADLIIGNEAAESTNSKYILVNDPNIINPYKTAMLSNPNIKWNVYSGSIGWIATPTLDPNDGSITSLYMAKVPYTEWAGRESTPINSLDTYNFADGLEQRYGVEALGTRERQIFSKLNGIGNNEEVLLYQAFDEMMGHQYGNTQMRINATGNILDKEFRYLKDNWRNPSKQNNKIKIFGARDEYNTDTAGIIDYTSNAYGVAYVHEDEKIKMGNSQGWYAGAVTNRFKFKDIGHSREEQTQIKAGIFKTMSPKKDYNGSLQWTIGGDIFAGVNNMKRKYLVVDDIFQAKSNYHSYGAALKTDLGYDIRMSERTHLRPYGALKMEYGRFNKIKEDSGEMRLEVKGNDYFSVKPEVGLEFKYVQPLAVRTNLSVGLTAAYTDELGKVGNVNNEGRVRYTNADWFGIRGEKEDRRGSGKFDLNIGVDNTRFGVTVNGGYDTKGNNVRGGIGFRAIY from the coding sequence ATGACAAATAATCTTAGAAAGATTTCAAAAGATTTAAGAGCATTTGCAAAAAGAACGAAAGATTTCAAGTATACAGATTCTGCATTAATTATATTTTTAATGACTGGAATGGTATCAATCACAACTAATCTGTTTCCTGCAACAACTACTACAAGCAAAAGCATAGAAGCTCAGAAACAAGAGATTTCATCTTCAATAAAGGGGTTACATCAAAAGGTCAAAGAAACAAGACGTGAAAATGAAAAATTATTAAAAGATACAAATCTAGAACTTGTCAAATTAATGGAACAAGGAGATCATGTTGTAAAAGCACCTTGGAGCAGCTGGCAATTTGGTATGAATTATTTCTACAACGACTGGCATGGAACTTATAAAGGTAGAGGAGATAAAAAAGAAAAATACCCATATGAAGGAGTATTCCAAAGAAGTTCGGATGTTTATGAAAGAACAGTTTCGCCAGATAGTGACAAATACGGATTATTAAGCAGAAATAGAAAACCAAACTCTGCCTCAGGTTCAGCAGCTGGATACGGTGTAGCAAGTTTCAAACCTGTTAAGGAGCCAATCGTACCATTTGAAGTGAATGCAGGGATACGTCCAAGAAGCATAAATAAATCAGCAATAAGAATAGCAGATAAGACGGCGGTTACACCTACATTGCCAGAGGCAATTAGCTTTACTCCGCCAAAACCAGTTATTAGTATTCCAAAAGATCCATTTACTCCAAATCCACCAACATTTGCAGTAATATTAGGGGCAGATTGTAATAGTAACTGTAATAGTTATGATTGGAGAAATGGGGGAGGTATTACTCCAAGACAAAGAACTAAAAATGGTTTTTTACCAAACGCACTAAGTAATCAAAATACAACTGCTTGGTTGCATTATACTTGGAGAGATGGTAGTCATACTCCTGCTGAACAGTCTTATGCTTTTAAAATGTATGCAGAAGAAACAACTAGTGATATAAATAGTCCTCAAGGAACTTTAGTGGCTGGAAATACTACTCCTGGGGGAAATACATATTATTTTAACTCATATAATTTTGGAAATGAATTTGATGATCCAATTTCAGATCCACAAGATATCACACCTACTTTAAATAAGAATAAGCAATATTTCTTTATAGGTGGTTCAAGATTTTGGGAAATAGATAATCTATCTTCTGGTAATCGTGTTTTCCCAAATGGTAAAACATTAAATTTAGGAGGAATCTTAACCTTAGGTTTGGTATCACAACAAAATGGAGTTACACTAAAAAATGAAGGAACAATTACTGATATTAAAGAGAGAGAAGAGAAATATATACAAGATATGCCTTATGACACAACAGGAGCAGGAGCTGGAAAATATAAAACTATTTATGGACCTGCTAGCAGTGTTTATCATGTAAAAAGAAGTGATGATGGTTATGTAGGATATAAAGTGGGAATAGCACAAGTGTATGAAAATGCAGAAGGCTATGATCAAAAAAATCAAATATTAGAAAATGCTGGAAAAATTGACTTTCGTGGAGAACGTTCAATAGGGATGTATACCTATATTCCAAATGATCAAAGTTATGTTATTATGAAAAATGATTCAAATGGAACAATCAGTATGAGTGGTAAAGAAAGTTACGGGATGAAATTTGCTGCGAAAAAAAGCTCTAATGACAGACCTTCGATGATAAATGCAGGAACTATAGAACTTAGAAAAAACCCTGATGGTAATGATAAGGCAGATAATTCAGCAGCAATGGCTCTTATGGAAGATACAAGTGTTCTAAATCATGTAAGTATGGCTAGAGGAAAAGCTATAAATGAGTCAACAGGTATTATTAAACTTGAAAATGTACAAAATTCGTTAGGAATGTTTGTTAATATAGATTCAGATATGACAAATAAAAATAAAATTCAAATAGATTCAGATATAGATGAAGTTGATACAGATCAACCTATGAACGTAGCAATGAGAGCTGATTATGGAACTGGGCATGGAGGAAGCACTGCAGTTGGTTCAAATGCTGAAGTAATAAATGATACTACTGGTGAAATTAGCTTAAAAGGGAAGTTTGCAATTGGACAATTGGCAAGATTATCTACAGCTACAAATAGAACAGGTGGTAAGATAATAACTGCTAGTGATGTAAAAAATTCTATTGGAATGTCTACTTTAGGTGGAGTACTTAATAATGATGGAACAATAACAGTAACTGGAAGTGGAGTTACAAAAAATATCGGAGTATTTTTGAATAAGTATGAATTATCAGGAACTATATATAATCCAAAAGGTACTTTAGGATCAAATAGTAATATAACTGTATCAGGAGATAGATCAACAGGTATATTGATTAATGGTTCATCAACTGGAACTCCGGCTTCTTTAAAATATGGTGGAAATGTATCAGTTACAGGAAATGGAGTTTCGGGAATAATTGTCGGAGATAATGATACTGGTAAGGCTGAAGTAACAGTAGAAAATGATGGTACAGTAACTGTAAATAATGGAACATCAACATCTGCTGGAGTTTATGAATATATGGAAGGTGCTAATAAGAAGAAACAAGGTTCTTATGGTATTATTGTAAGTAAAGATTCAAAACTTGTAAGTGATGGAACTCACAAGATTAATGCTGATATTAATGTAAAAGGACAAGAATCAGTTGGACTGTATACTGGTGAAAATGCTAAATTAGATGTTAACAATCACACAGTAAAAGCCTACGAAGGAGCAGTAAACTATGATGCTGAAAAAGGTTCTACATTGACATTGACAGGAACAGGAACTGCAACTACAGGACAAAAGTCACTGCTGTTCTATACAGGATCAGATAATGCAAACCAAGGAAAAGTTTTAATAAATGGAACTATGACGGCAACTATTGAAGGTGGAACTACACCTAACGAGAGAGGTAATGCTTTTCTTTATGTAGGAAATGGTGGAGACTTTGGAAAATCTCAGATTGAAAACTGGGCAAAGAGTAACTTTGGAAATGGTACAAGTACAACTTTAGGTAACCTGACATTGAATATGAACAGCGGTTCAAGACTGTTCATTGCACAAAATGTCAAGATGAATCTGTCTGATACGACTGGAAATACAGTTTCAACTGCTACGGGTGCACATATAAATGGAACTGACTATAAGACATTTATGCTGTATTTAAGTAAACTGACAATTAATCAGGATGTAAACTTGGATGATGCTAACGATGCATATAATCAGCTTGAAATTTCAAATTCATCAATAACAAATGCAAATACTAAAACAATAACAGGAACAAAAGCTGATCAAGTTGCAATGGCACAAGAAAATGATAAGGTTTTATATCATAGAAATGATGTTGTTTTATCAAATGAAGGGACAATTAGCTTGAGTGGTACAGGTTCTACAGGAATGTATGCTAAGTTTGGAGAATTGTATAATAAAGCAACAGGAGTTATGACAATTGGTGACAAATCAACTGCTATTTATGGTATTGATGATTCATTGATTGAAAATGCAGGTAAGATTACAATTGGTTCAAATTCGACTGGACTTTATTCAGAAGGAACTAAGACACAGACAATAAAAAATACAGGAACTATAGAAACAACAGGAAATGATTCAGTTGCGATTTCCTACAAACCAGATGCGGGACTTGGTTCAGGAATAGTGCTTGAAAATGCAGGAAAAATCACAATGACAGGTGATAGAAATACAGCAATTTATGCAACAGGAACACCAGGATATACAGCTAAAAACAGCGGAACAATTACATTGGGAGATTCAGCATCAATTACAAGTCCTAATGTCGGGCTTTACACAGATCATAATAGTGTAACATTGCAAAATACAGGAAAAATAGAGTCTGGAAAAAATACGATTGGAGTATATGGACACAATGTAGAAAATTCAGGAGACCTGAAGATAGGAAATGCTGCAGTTGGAATTTACTCTCAAAGCGGAAACGTAAATTTGACAGGAGGAACAATTACAACTGGAACGGATGAGGCAGTTGGAGTTTACACAGTGGGAAGCGGACAAACTGTTACAAACAGTGGAACAGCATTCAATATTGGAAATAATTCATTTGGATTTGTAAACGTTGGAAAAGGAAATACAATAACTTCGAGCATCTCAAATGTTGGGCTTGGAAATAACAACGTGTACCTATACTCAAATGATACGGCAGGAACTGTGACAAACTCTACAAAAATAACTTCTACCGGAGAACAAAACTATGGAATTTATTCAGCAGGAACAGTAACAAATAATGGAAACATTGACTTGTCAAGTGGAAAAGGAAGTGTGGCAATCTACAGTATTAAAGGTGGAACTGCGACAAATAATGCAACAATTACTGTAGGGGCATCTGATGTTGCAAACAGCCTTTATTCAATAGGTATGGGTGCAGGATATTCTACAACTGATACAGGAAACATTGTAAATAAAGGAACAATTAATGTAAATGGAAAACACAGTATAGGTATGTATGCAAGTGGAGCAGGAAGTACAGCAACAAATGATGGAAATATTGTATTGAATGCAAGCAACACAACAGGTATTTACGCTGATAATGGAGCGACAGCAATTAATAATAAATCAATTACGACTGGTTCAGGAACTTACACAAATACAGTAGGAGTGTATCTTGGAAAAGATTCTAAATTGATAAATAGTAAAGGTGCAACAATCAACATAAATGCTAAAAATGGTGTGGGTGTTTACTTGAAAGGTGGAACGGTAGCAAACTACGGAACAATCACAGTAAACGGTGTTTCTAAAACAAATAATAATGATGTAGATGGAAATATGATATATAAATTTACAGTACCTGAAACAGGAAAAGGAGTAGGTGGAGTAGCAATCAACGCACCAGCAGGAGCACAAACAGCTACAATTACAGCGAATGGAGTTCCACAAACACCAGTAGTAGTAAACACAACAGGAAGAAATCCAATATCAGTGTCAGCTTCAAGCATCGGACTGTATGTAAATACCTCAGGAGTTGACTACACAAAATCAATAGATGGATTACAAAACTTGACAAGTGAAGCAGACTTGATTATTGGTAATGAAGCGGCTGAATCAACAAATAGTAAATATATATTAGTAAACGATCCTAACATAATAAATCCATACAAGACAGCAATGCTGAGCAATCCGAACATCAAATGGAACGTATATTCAGGATCAATAGGATGGATTGCAACTCCAACACTAGATCCAAATGACGGTTCAATAACAAGCCTATATATGGCAAAAGTGCCATATACAGAATGGGCTGGAAGAGAAAGCACTCCTATAAACAGTTTAGATACGTATAACTTTGCAGATGGATTGGAACAAAGATACGGAGTAGAAGCTTTAGGAACTAGGGAAAGACAGATATTCAGCAAATTGAATGGAATTGGAAACAACGAGGAAGTATTGTTATATCAAGCATTCGATGAAATGATGGGACATCAATATGGAAATACCCAAATGAGAATAAATGCAACTGGAAATATTTTGGATAAAGAGTTCAGATATTTAAAAGACAACTGGAGAAATCCATCTAAACAAAATAATAAGATTAAAATATTTGGTGCAAGAGATGAATACAATACTGACACAGCAGGAATCATTGACTATACAAGCAATGCTTACGGTGTAGCTTATGTTCATGAAGACGAAAAAATTAAGATGGGTAACTCTCAAGGATGGTATGCTGGAGCTGTAACAAATAGATTTAAATTTAAAGATATTGGACATTCAAGAGAAGAACAAACTCAAATTAAAGCAGGAATCTTTAAAACAATGTCACCTAAGAAAGATTATAATGGATCATTACAATGGACAATTGGTGGAGATATATTTGCAGGTGTCAATAATATGAAACGTAAATATCTAGTTGTAGACGACATATTCCAAGCAAAATCAAATTATCATTCATACGGTGCAGCACTTAAGACAGATTTAGGATATGATATAAGAATGAGTGAAAGAACACACTTAAGACCTTATGGAGCACTAAAGATGGAATATGGAAGATTTAATAAAATTAAGGAAGATTCTGGAGAAATGAGATTAGAAGTAAAAGGAAATGACTATTTCTCAGTTAAACCAGAAGTTGGACTTGAATTTAAATACGTACAGCCATTAGCAGTAAGAACAAACTTGTCAGTTGGACTTACAGCCGCTTATACAGACGAACTAGGAAAAGTAGGAAACGTAAATAATGAAGGAAGAGTAAGATATACAAATGCCGACTGGTTCGGAATAAGAGGTGAAAAAGAAGATAGACGAGGAAGCGGTAAATTTGACTTGAATATCGGAGTAGATAACACAAGATTTGGAGTAACAGTAAATGGAGGATATGACACTAAAGGTAACAATGTTAGAGGTGGAATAGGATTCAGAGCTATTTACTAA